The sequence AATTCAAATGTGTGGAAGAGATGTCATATTTAATTGGAGTgcaattcattaaaaacaaaaattccaaaaaaaaatgaaaggaatgaaaaaatttacttatccGCGCCTTCAATATGCGAGGATTATTCAGAAAccaattgcttttttttctcaacataccctatgatctgaaagtaccggaaatgtttGAACGAAACAAAACAgatttaaatttcaggcaaatttattttatctccttcaaaatatgatccGTCTGAAGCAGCACACATGTACtcacgtttaacccagtcctccatgtacCCGTGGTAGGCCGGCGAAAGgatgaaatctccttccacgaagtggtaacttcaacttaggaaacaaaaagaagtcgcaccgGCCCATATCAGGTGATTACGGTGCTtgtacgatggtatttacttggtgtttggtcaaataatccaacacaatttgggctcgctgcgatggcgcgttatcatcatgcaaataTGGGCCGACTCCCACGTGTGcggttcatttaaattaaacattcccggaaCTTTCTGATCAAtgggtatatacatatgtatatatttgttcaTCAAcctcttttgtatttttattttattttatgaaactaTTTATACAACACTTAATACTCTACAAATGAGACAGTAGCTGACTGGCAATGCAGCAATCGGTTGCCTTttcatcaataaaaattttgtggcCTTCGTGGTATCGAGTGTTTTTAATAGCTTGACAACTTGACGGTAATacgaaacagaaatattgttggcatgatattttttttaaacatagtcTGGTAGATAACTTCATGGCAAATCTTTTTTGAATaagatatccggcatatgtccgtcACTGCAACGAGTTACATGATTCATTCGATCAgaacaatacaacaaaaaatgtaaatagattttgccattctcagctgtcaaaacatAGTTAATCgacatcgatagttctcatgcagctaaaaacacccgctcatatgtatatataatacagTCATGCAAGTCTTTGAAGTACTTCTGATGTGCGCTTCTCATTATAGCCTTGAGGTCTCCTTTCATAGGTTTTCATAGGTTTGGATATGGGGAAAGGCGCACAGCTCTAAATCCGATGAAAATGGTGGCAAGGCATAATTGCTGCATTGGTTTTGGCCACGAAATTACCAACAACCAATAATCACATTATCGTGGGGCAATATCTATTACCCCGCTATAGTAGTTAGACAAAAAAGCAGTAAGCAACATAACTACGTGCCCTCCAATAATAACCCTTTCCCGAAAATCCGAATCGAAGTTAATGTCATTCAATAGCTTCTGTTTTCGCCTCCCTTTTTGGGGAAGTAGTAGCTTTTCTGAGCCGCTTTCTCAATTTCACCGCCATGTTCCTTTCTATTACTGAGTTAAAAACAATCAAGAGTGCCTCGTATTATCTTTCCATTACAATCAAATTCTGCATATCGCATTCGCATTCGCATCGTTAATACTCATACTACTCtcagaaatatttgaaagaatGGGTTCGCTCTAACAACGTCCATCATTACTGATGGAAGAATCTGAAGTGCTTGCACTGTAGGCAGATGTATGTGGATAATTAAgaagttcatattcatattgaTAGGCCTGAACAGCAAGCTGCCATACCCTCAAACTTTCAAGTTCGAAATACAAGTGCAAGTAGGTCTTCAAATAGCCTGCTATTTTACAAGCGGAGGTGCTACTTGCTCTATTCCGAACTGTGCTTCATACAGGGAGGCTTCTGCTAGTATACGTTTTCTAGCCTCAGTTCATCAGTCATTCATGATTTTCGGAGCTTCATTCTCACTTGTCACTTAATTAGTCCTGAATATTGAAGCAACCCGATCAACTTGCTAGCACTTCTTTTGGAGTGCAACAACTACGTAAGAGGAATATTAGAGCCTTTCagggatatatatgtatatatagggtttttcaataagggcgggtagatgttgaaatggaataaaatggcatttgctgtgtggcacgtagcgccgtcctgctggaaccacatgtcgtctaggtccatatggttcaatatgggccataagaaattggaagggccaccacgtctaccgaaaaataggCGCAaagcgcgcaacgtttgcgttaatgaacactcattttgataataaagttttatcatttgaacgtgctattcaatcgtgtaacttgccatgatgatttggcataaacaactgaagaataaacaaaagatttgacagatgtcaccaaaacaaaatggctgccacagggcgccaaaatcgacccgcgccaattgaaagcCCCTTTATAttgattatatatttaattgatgAATTTGAATATCGTAGAGTGAAAGTAAATGTTTCAGACCGAAAAGTTGCTAACAGATtgtggcatatttttttttttgcggaacagactagcaagtatagCACTCAAacataattaagtccattgtgctgcactccctttttaattttctttaaatctactcgacctccgaagaaatcggagtagatcttgtgaggccaaggagccaagatggtcgcttcttaatacCATCAGTTGAAAAGAAATCAAACCCTGATTCGAGCTAAGGCTGgacagatgcacagaaagtatGATGGTCAGAGAGCACTTTCTctgatgcccaccttttccatgtgattTGCCCTTAGAAAGTGACCCGTCATCAGACCAACCTGCCGTTCTGCTTAGTGTCAGGAAGAACTGCGTCAGtcagtcggacatgacaggtaacatctgtTTAAACCACTTGCAGCCTCCCTCAGCctgtcaagctcgcttgtgggttagagtaacccgtttgctaaccgtggctttgatggctgcaaaagggagtggcagaacgggttcTGGGCCAAGGAAGTTGTCCCATTCTAGCTAAAGAATCAGAGATCTCTTACCCGCGATACCTACATGTCAGGGGATCCATGTTAGCATTAGACTATTATGTCTACGGACATAGTTCCGTCtggactcaactacccttgaagggGCCGAGGGGCTGACTAAGGCCATGCGCaccgcttggctgtcgctgcagacacatatagatctgcttcTCTCTATCtgtttccacaacaaagttcatcgattCCTGAGCAGTacagtgcagttttgtcccgctgaattccacgtagaccccagagccggagccgtgctcggtcctggagccatccgaaTCAGCGCAAACAGTGTTTTCCGGGCTCAtcttctgagtttgaccacagttgagccactggcagcaccacactgtatctcttatcaagcacgactctggagGGCATGAAGTCAAGGTGCATGGCAAGGGtagttggatcgaagtccatgcctactctgttgtccaatgccggacagggacCGTACCatttcccattgtgtttcagcctgcagatggccttcaagaccTTGGATGAAAACGTCAATTGGTGGTAAACTAATTAGATCATCTAATgctgggcctgaagtagtcggaaaagctccgacagatggccacagtgcgttgcagtctcgataaggtcctactgactcccacgagagggagtctactcatccagaccactgatgcataggtgataatagctCTTATCAATGCCGTGTAGGTCTGTAGAACCTTGCTAGGataaagaccccacgttttcccaaaagcACTTTTGCACTGctagaaggctgtcagtgctttgggtgcctttgtttcaacgtgtgaattccaaaggagtttactatcgagaaTTACtcgaagatatttaatttctttggattgctggattgtgactccattGTGACATACACACCTTCCAAAAGCGATTagcttcaaaatacaaaaaaatcttgagttttttatttttttgttttttttttatttttttattgtacaaaatataataacacggatatcaaatgaaacGTATTTATCCCTTAAATACATGAATTAATAAAgcgtggaaaaaaattgtttcacgatggaaattgatttatttaataatcaataagttatattaaaagtaaaataatgaaCAAGTTTTATATTtcgtatatataaaaaaagttataaagcaTAGGTAAATAATAGTTGAAAAGCGAGGAAGACGAGTATATCGACTCCacgaaaatatatatgtacaatacatattttttgtttgttaaaaaatttactttactcTGCtatcgttttttgaaaataagtcaACCGCACTTCAAACCTGCTTCTTTACTCACTTGCTTACATAAAAATAAGGTTGTTTCGAATTGCCATAAAATCATAGACAATTTTCTTgagcttttttattgttaaatatatatttaatggattaaaataatttttattattttttaatacttaatttggaaataaaataaaatcaaaactgcAATATGGGTTCATGTGCCCCTCTACCGCATATGAGCCCACATTGcagttttgattttgttttatttccaaattaagaGTTAAATATACCCTTGaacatggaaaaaaattatcgaaaatcaATGAGAATTTTGGAACTATTCAAACTAGCACTTTATTATTTGAACCAAActttaatggactataaaactacgTACccaattttcctttttaattctgattaaaaaatttcacttttcaattttgttgTGAAATAatctataatttttataaaaaatgtgcgaaaattaaaaacacaaaaaccaaaagagGGGTAGTCAAATCTGGTACAAATATAGCATTTTACTTATATTGACCATAAAATAAGGCctcttattttaaaaattcaaaatatttatttggataaatttattcaaatataaaaatatgggtAACACTTAGGAAAAACACTATATTTCAGGTAcaagtattttaaaataagtttgccacctaaaaatgtttatataagtgtattaaaatatgaaaatatgggcaacacttaaggggttatacgcagttatgaagcaaataaaagacgggttgtcaaggatttatcctgaagaaacttcagaatattttaatttgaaaatttttggcggttataaaagcatccttcaagaacgtaacaaaattttttatttatgaaaatgttgattatagagcgcgctgcaggcggtgtacatcgtaactcaggattggattatctgaaatcaaaaaaccaaacaaattttgttaatatattagattatctagtaattaatcgttcagctaatcaaaatagtgaattttcacaaaatggcagcttttaaaagaaatgatttcgatttttacgttaaaatttggccgtaaattgattataaaatggaaaataagtatcagatttacaaaaggaacgattaattactagaaaatgtatctttaaagattgagttaaaacggttgaccgatcaaacaagccgttttcgagatatcgtgtacaccgacttgaaaaatgccgttttgaaaaaaacacgtttaaagtttcaatacctaccttaaaacgtgccgaggcatctctacatatttaggtataactccgaaagtattgcttagatctacttcaaatttcgtgcgtatacttttgaatatatgtacattacaataATGTGTAAATCGAGGGTACTTCCAGATATTTTAAAGCCGGATGGCTCACGATTAAATTCTGATAGAAATAAAACGACTGGCTATTTTTACGATCCAAGCGGAAGTGACTTCCATTTTATTCTTTCTTCCATTTGTCATTTAGGGTTgccttattttacttaatactACATCTCTTCTTAGCATTACTCTACGTTTACATTATTGGGTGTATCTTATACTATGCCTACACTTACATTAACATACATTCCATCAATAGGCGACCTTAAGGGTTTTACAACTCGGCCAAACCTGATAAGTGATCGCCCTCGATCATTCGCGGTTCATCAAACTCAGAATAATCTCCTAGGGGATCACTTTCCAACTCTATGCATTCATCGGGTTGCTGAACCCACCTTTTTATGCGGTGAGCCTCGATAACCCCATCATACGGAAGCTGGGTGAGCTGACAACCGCCAATGTCGCGGACAACATACCTGTCGTTTCCTAAACTTTTGTGAATGACATAAGGACCTCGATATCGGGGTATAAATTTCTTGTTACTACCAGCCGTGGTGTCTACATTCCTTATGACCACATAATCACCTGGGATGTACTGGGTACTAGGGCTACCCTTTGAAGCCCGCTTAACGTCATACTCCTGCCTAGCTGTAATAGCCTTAGATGCTCTGTCTCGTATCTGGGTAAGATCTCGTTCGTAATCAGGACACAACATATCCTGGAAGTATTCGGTAAACTCATCCACTATTACTCCCCTTTGTTCCACGCCAAACAAGAGTCGACTGGGAGTATCCCTACAGGTACTGTGAATTGAGTTATTCATGGCATATTCCACCTCAAGTAATTTACTAACCCAGTCGTCATGCTTAATTTCATCCGTCAGTTTACCCAGCATCGTCTTTAGAACTCTATTTACTCTTTCTACCTGACCATTTGCCTGTGGAGAAGCTACCGCGACTTTTATATGACTTACATTTCGTTTCGTTAAAAATGAACTAAATTCTAAAGAGGTGAAACAGGTTCCTCGGTCAGTCACAATTCTCCTTGGTCTACTATAATAACTAAAGTACTTGTCAAGAGCATTAATAACTTCCTTAGCGCTTGTTGTATTACACGGATAAAGTTTTACGAATTTTGTGAAACcatcaacaacaactaaaatgtGTTTACGTTTAGATCTAATCGATGGTAATGGTCCAAAATGATCCAAGTGGATCGTATCAAATGGCAAAGCAGTTTTGGAGATGGGATACAAAGTTCTTTCCTTATTCTGTGGGGGTGTGGCATACATTATGCACTTCAGACAATTTCTTACAAACCTTTCCACTTTTAATCTCATATTGGGAAACCAGTAGTACAATTTTAGCTTCTCATGTGTCTTTTCAGTTGCTAAATTACCCATTTTTTCATGTATCACGCGTATGACATTAGACTCCATCTCATGAGGTACGTATAGGGCCATCTTCCCGTCTTGATTTCTTTTGTAAACAACCCCGTCCATTAGATCATAGTCAGTGACATTTTCGCGTTCCAAACGGTCTCGTATAGTCTTAACATGGTTATCTCGCTCTTGTGCGACTTGTATTTGGAATTGGATATCATCCACATCTATGATTAAACCTATCTGTCTCCTGCTTAATGCATCGACGTGGCCCATCGCAGCACCTCGCTTAtgtcttattttataattaaagttctctaattcaAGGGCCCACCTAGCTATTCTGGGATTAAGCTGCCTCCTATCAAGAGTTAAGGTTAGTGAGTTGCAATCAGTTACTATTGTGAAGGGAATACCCTCTAAGTAAGTCCTAAACCGTCTCAATGCATATATGATTGCTAGCGTCTCCAGCTCAAAACTGTGGTATTTTGATTCTgcacttgttgctgttttggagAAATATGATATTGGGTGAAACCTTTCATCGTCCTGCCGCTGCAATAGCACTGCTCCAAAACCTATGCTGCTTGCATCACAATGCAATTCGGTTTTCCTTTTGGGACTATATATGGCCAAAACTGGGCTCCGCGTCAGCCTAAATTTTAACTCGTTAAATGCGTCAATACACTCCTGATCAAACTCGAATCGCGCGTCTCTCTTAAGCAAGTTCTGCAAAGGTTTGGCTATCTGGGAAAAGGAAGGTACAAATCGGCGGAAATAAGAAAACAGACCTATGCATGACTGCAGTTGTTTTGAGTTAGTAGGTATAGGGAAATTTTGTATACTCCTAATATGGGAGTTGTTCGGCAGTATTCCTGTCCTGGTTACTGAGTACCCCAGATATTCGATTTCGTCATATCCAAATTTACACTTTTCCAGATTGAGTTTTAGTGCGCGCAAGGTAAGTCTGGTTAATACGGTCTTCAGCAGGTCTACATGTTCGTCAAATGTTTCGGTAGCGATAATAATATCGtccatataaataataattttcctatTATCAACCATATCTCGAAAGACATGATTGATAAATCGTTGGAATACCGCAGGTGCATTCTTCAGTCCGAATGGCATTTTCAGAAATTCAAACTGTCCATTTGGAGTCACAAAAGAAGTTAATGGAGTGGATTCAGGGGCCATATGCACCTGATGGAAACCGCTTTTCAAGTCTAATACTGAAAAATgccttttattttgtaaatattcgaTACAGTCATCAATCAGAGGTAACGGGTAATTATCCCTGATGGTAAGTTTGTTAAGGGCCCTATAGTCTATGCACATACGGATTTTACCGCTCTTCTTTTTCACTAATACTACGGCTGAGGCATACGGCGAGTCACTCGGTCTTATGATCCCCTCTTCACGAAGTTCCTCAATGATGGATTGCACTTGGCTGCGCTCCAAATATGACAATCGGCGGGGGGCGGAATGAAAAGGAACGTCAGTTGTCAAATGAATTTTCATCTCATATTTGTATGGTTCGGGCtttatttttgactttaaaTAATTATCATTAATAAGCTGCTTTAATTTATCACGACAGATTTTAGTCATGTTAGGACACACGTCAACATTACATTCGTCAGATGAAAAATCAATATGGAAAATGTCAGGTACGTCAACGGCAGTGAACTCACCCAAAGACAAGGAATCATCTAGAATGATTTTACTAGCATGGTTTCTTCCTAACTCATGCTGTTCCGCAACTGCGATAAATGCATTCGAGTCGGTTACAGAATTTAAGCTTTTTGGCTCCATAAGGGACCGTATTTGAAACAACTTATGCTTACTATATTTCTTCAGTGCCTttgataatttaatgttaaacaaCCCCAGGAAGTCACGGCCCAAAATAATTGGCATAGTCATATTTCTATTGGAAATtacatttaattcaatttcttcaatttttccacagtatttaacaaaagtttttaaaac is a genomic window of Anastrepha ludens isolate Willacy chromosome 6, idAnaLude1.1, whole genome shotgun sequence containing:
- the LOC128867211 gene encoding uncharacterized protein K02A2.6-like; translation: MGHVDALSRRQIGLIIDVDDIQFQIQVAQERDNHVKTIRDRLERENVTDYDLMDGVVYKRNQDGKMALYVPHEMESNVIRVIHEKMGNLATEKTHEKLKLYYWFPNMRLKVERFVRNCLKCIMYATPPQNKERTLYPISKTALPFDTIHLDHFGPLPSIRSKRKHILVVVDGFTKFVKLYPCNTTSAKEVINALDKYFSYYSRPRRIVTDRGTCFTSLEFSSFLTKRNVSHIKVAVASPQANGQVERVNRVLKTMLGKLTDEIKHDDWVSKLLEVEYAMNNSIHSTCRDTPSRLLFGVEQRGVIVDEFTEYFQDMLCPDYERDLTQIRDRASKAITARQEYDVKRASKGSPSTQYIPGDYVVIRNVDTTAGSNKKFIPRYRGPYVIHKSLGNDRYVVRDIGGCQLTQLPYDGVIEAHRIKRWVQQPDECIELESDPLGDYSEFDEPRMIEGDHLSGLAEL